One segment of Brassica napus cultivar Da-Ae chromosome C3, Da-Ae, whole genome shotgun sequence DNA contains the following:
- the LOC106386705 gene encoding NHP2-like protein 1, with product MTEEVVNSRAYPLADSQLSITILDLIQQAAYHQQLKKGANEATKALNRGIAEIVVMATDVDPLDILLHLPLLAEDKNVPYVFVRSKQALGRACGVSRSVIACSVISNDEGGLFEKQIEHLKDAIEKLLI from the exons ATG ACAGAAGAAGTTGTGAACTCGAGAGCATATCCTCTCGCAGATTCTCAGTTATCTATAACGATTCTTGATCTCATTCAACAAGCTGCTTACCACCAGCAGCTCAAGAAGGGTGCTAATGAAG cTACGAAGGCACTTAATCGTGGGATCGCTGAGATTGTGGTTATGGCTACAGATGTAGATCCCCTGGatattcttcttcatcttcctttaCTAGCCGAGGATAAG AATGTTCCGTATGTGTTTGTGCGTTCAAAGCAAGCCTTGGGAAGAGCATGTGGTGTATCAAGATCCGTTATTGCTTGTTCTGTCATATCAAACGACGAAGGAGGTCtgtttgaaaaacaaatcgagcATCTCAAGGATGCTATTGAGAAGCTTCtcatctaa
- the LOC106385128 gene encoding uncharacterized protein LOC106385128, translating into MNMANEEKPKKKKSLMNFYKFSTTTSKQSLINPKSTPNKVQIPPSSLYQEEVSKSIVVQSSKTQNHLRRDIFELKTTSNERKKGGGGAAEEGRKSVSHVERDTEARIAAAAEMLTVRILAADMPGFMQAHAFRCARTTLDSLEKFSSKHMAFNLKKEFDKGYGPAWHCIVGSSFGSFVTHSTGCFIYFSMDKLYILLFKTKVRPASPH; encoded by the exons atgaATATGGCAAACGAAGAGAagccaaaaaagaagaaaagtctcATGAACTTCTACAAGTTCTCCACCACCACTTCCAAGCAGTcactcataaaccctaaatccacaCCAAACAAAGTCCAGATCCCACCATCATCACTATATCAAGAAGAGGTATCAAAATCAATCGTGGTCCAGTCAAGTAAAACACAAAACCATTTAAGGAGGGACATCTTCGAGTTAAAGACTACTAGTAATGAGAGAAAGAAAGGTGGTGGTGGTGCGGCGGAGGAGGGGAGGAAGTCGGTGTCTCACGTGGAAAGGGATACGGAGGCGAGGATAGCTGCAGCGGCGGAGATGTTAACGGTGAGGATATTAGCGGCGGACATGCCGGGGTTTATGCAAGCACATGCGTTTAGGTGTGCGAGAACGACGTTAGATAGTTTGGAGAAGTTTAGTTCGAAGCACATGGCTTTCAATCTCAAGAAG GAGTTTGACAAAGGGTATGGACCAGCATGGCATTGCATAGTGGGGTCAAGTTTCGGGTCGTTCGTGACACATTCCACAggttgttttatttatttctcaaTGGACAAACTCTACATTCTCCTCTTCAAAACCAAAGTTCGTCCTGCTTCTCCCCAttga
- the LOC106386712 gene encoding uncharacterized protein LOC106386712 — protein MGHVIRLLLINPPPSSSSSPLLHLRRRTSLDSSSVFSLRTSITKSKPRFSCLFSGGNNQREEQARKALESALGGKKNEFDKWDKEIKKREESGGGGGDGGGGGGWFGGGGGGWFSGDHFWNEAQQITITLLAILLVYMIVAKGEVMAAFVLNPLLYALRGTREGLTSLSSKLTGGKVSKVNGDDSEEMWKKDGFSEVSAKESVVRKWGSD, from the exons ATGGGTCACGTCATCCGATTGCTGCTTATAAATCCTCctccgtcttcttcttcctcgccgCTTCTCCACCTCCGGCGCCGGACTAGTCTCGACTCCAGCTCTGTCTTCTCTCTGCGAACCTCAATTACCAAAAGCAAGCCCAGGTTCTCTTGTCTTTTCTCCGGCGGCAACAACCAGAGGGAG GAGCAAGCTCGTAAAGCATTGGAAAGCGCTCTTGGCGGGAAGAAGAATGAGTTTGACAAGTGGGACAAAGAGATCAAGAAAAGGGAAGAatctggtggtggtggtggcgatggaggaggaggtggaggctggtttggaggtggtggtggcggtTGGTTTAGTGGAGATCACTTCTGGAATGAAGCACAGCAGATTACCATTACTCTCTTAGCAATACTTCTCGTG TATATGATAGTTGCGAAAGGTGAAGTTATGGCTGCGTTTGTGTTAAACCCGTTGTTGTATGCGCTGCGAGGAACACGGGAAGGATTAACTTCTCTAAGCTCCAAACTCACGGGAGGAAAAGTTTCTAAAGTGAATGGTGATGACTCAGAGGAGATGTGGAAGAAGGATGGTTTTAGTGAGGTCTCTGCTAAAGAAAGCGTTGTCCGGAAATGGGGAAGTGACTGA